The region ACTCTCGCGTCGTTCGACCCGTCGTCCTTCCTCGGTAACCCGTCTCAATTCGTTGTTACGCCTGAGTTTGTAGCAGAGTCACAGCTCGGAAGCCTATTGGTCCGAGCCTTGCACTAGAAGGCGGCACTCCAACGCGAAGATCAGATTTCAGTGCGGGAAGGGGGTTCCCGAAGTGGCTTCCAAAGTAAGAGTGAACGGATTCAGCATGATCGAGCTCCTGGTGGTGATCTCAATCATCGCGATCATGGCGGCGGTCTCAATCCCCTTGGCATTGAGTTTCGTGCGCAACTACCAGATCACCGGCGCTGCCCACAACGTGGCCGCCCAGATGCAGATGTCACGCGGGCAGGCGGTGAAGCGGAACACCAGCCGCGGCATCCTCCTGAACTTCAACTACCCCGAGGCGGGTCGCTATCAGTTCACGAGCCTCGATCCCAACCCGCTCAACGGAAACTGGGACGGGGGGGTCTATAAAGACTACTCTCCCAAGAACTTTCAGGAAGGTACCACGAGTTACGGCGCCGTTCCCGACGTGCCCTACAACACGGCGGATCCGGATCCGGCGAACGGCATCATGTCGCCTCACGGCTTGGTTCTCGAGCTTCCGCAGACCGTCCAGTTCGATGCCGGCACCTTCAACGCGCTGCTGTTTAGGGCAAACGGCTCGGTGCGCGGAGTGAACGCGGCCGGTGGAGGTGCGCCGGTGCTCACCGAGAACGGAGTCGATTATTCGATGAC is a window of Vicinamibacteria bacterium DNA encoding:
- a CDS encoding prepilin-type N-terminal cleavage/methylation domain-containing protein, coding for MASKVRVNGFSMIELLVVISIIAIMAAVSIPLALSFVRNYQITGAAHNVAAQMQMSRGQAVKRNTSRGILLNFNYPEAGRYQFTSLDPNPLNGNWDGGVYKDYSPKNFQEGTTSYGAVPDVPYNTADPDPANGIMSPHGLVLELPQTVQFDAGTFNALLFRANGSVRGVNAAGGGAPVLTENGVDYSMTIRDAATNLSRTITISRNGRVIVEEQ